In Antedon mediterranea chromosome 10, ecAntMedi1.1, whole genome shotgun sequence, one genomic interval encodes:
- the LOC140060042 gene encoding uncharacterized protein, with amino-acid sequence MARTFRKQEKSEKKVKLCLLVFLLFVAYLLIGSVIFGAIEKGNEEEATNKLLNDVNSFIDEHECIEERDIQRLLNTIRMAVNEGAYSVHFNSTKGELDLIWDAISGVFFCFTIVTTIGFGHITPKTTGGQVFCIAYASFGIPITGYLLSLLGDNFERFWTWYQRLLNKKLQCIRSVRLRRITIIAFGISIVLILTLFLPSYYWSLEEEWSYWISIYYTFITMTTIGFGDFVASIDDSTIPLVNRIFDLIVTIFTILLTLGLVTGILKIAAKRIEKSKNFANSRLSTMMKKLLGNEGMDDLNNTRSIKTISNDLAKCTPNGNHNNQLTVYTGPSSSNSTDDQNNIRVEDDTVKRRVSDTSQATDLSCADVSLEFSNRIELYLNKTLIISKYGLTDEMIEDIKDVINNHIVEAIDTEANIRNKPPSKGPVAVNGMVNGGFLGDDTKTRQVCVNTQDKRVFVDMHSDIV; translated from the exons ATGGCTAGAACATTTAGAAAACAAGAAAAATCCGAAAAGAAGGTGAAACTCTGCTTGTTAGTGTTTCTCCTCTTCGTGGCCTACCTTCTGATTGGTTCAGTTATTTTTGGTGCAATAGAAAAAGGAAATGAAGAAGAAGCCACAAACAAACTTTTAAATGATGTAAACTCGTTTATTGATGAACACGAATGCATTGAAGAAAGAGACATACAAAGGTTGCTAAACACGATTAGAATGGCTGTGAATGAAGGAGCATATTCTGTCCATTTTAACTCAACCAAAGGCGAGTTGGATCTTATCTGGGATGCTATCTCCGGTGTATTCTTTTGTTTTACTATAGTCACAACAATTG GTTTTGGACACATAACACCAAAGACAACTGGAGGTCAGGTATTCTGTATCGCATATGCTTCCTTTGGCATCCCAATTACTGGCTATCTTTTGTCCCTTCTTGGCGACAATTTCGAACGCTTCTGGACATGGTACCAACGATTATTGAACAAAAAATTGCAATGTATTCGGTCGGTGCGTTTACGTAGGATTACGATAATAGCATTTGGTATATctattgttttgattttgacATTGTTTCTACCTTCGTACTACTGGTCTCTGGAGGAGGAATGGTCCTACTGGATCAGCATATATTACACTTTTATCACCATGACAACCATTGGGTTTGGTGATTTTGTTGCGAGTATTGATGACAGTACAATACCTTTAGTAAATCGTATTTTTGATTTAATTGTAACTATTTTTACAATTCTATTAACACTGGGTTTGGTCACCGGTATTCTCAAAATTGCAGCAAAACGAATTGAAAAAAGCAAAAATTTTGCAAACTCTAGACTTAGCACAATGATGAAGAAGTTGCTTGGCAACGAAGGAATGGACGATTTGAATAATACAAGATCTATTAAAACAATATCGAATGATCTTGCTAAATGTACGCCAAACGGTAACCATAACAACCAACTGACAGTTTATACCGGACCGTCTTCTTCTAATTCTACAGATGATCAAAATAATATACGCGTAGAAGATGATACTGTAAAAAGACGCGTAAGTGACACGTCACAAGCCACGGACTTAAGTTGTGCCGATGTTAGTTTGGAGTTTTCCAATCGAATCGAGCTGTATTTAAACAAGACCttgataatatcaaaatatggATTAACGGATGAAATGATTGAAGACATTAAAGACGTTATCAATAATCACATTGTTGAAGCTATCGACACTGAAGCAAATATACGCAATAAACCACCGTCTAAAGGACCGGTGGCCGTTAATGGAATGGTTAATGGCGGCTTTCTTGGTGATGACACAAAGACAAGACAAGTGTGCGTTAATACACAAGATAAGCGCGTATTTGTTGATATGCATAGCGATATTGTTTAA
- the LOC140060043 gene encoding potassium channel, subfamily K, member 16-like codes for MELTELNSWRKALLSFVVLIAYLFIGGAIFHSLERSDEEDNKGYIVDTVYDFLSNNSCVDSYELGELIKTVVEWGDSNLINEGNVSNVDDMPDYWDFVSAVFFAATVVTTIGYGHIAPSTYSGGAFCVCYAFFGIPLTALFLANVGDCFSDSWNAWNALLVKYVTCFSKHERLKKVISTVVLIILAYFLIILIPAVIFSKIEEWTHLSSQYYCFISLSTIGFGDYVIGQNTAKSYSFLKLYKLLTVLYILFGLSVLTLSFKQLQVIYQVKVPRVRGRVKRKTIMVNRHDIEMTMKRTSHVNDDVEIELDLSETSYTIACDASVQTDNF; via the exons ATGGAACTTACTGAATTGAATTCATGGAGAAAAGCTTTGCTTAGCTTCGTCGTCTTAATAGCGTATCTGTTCATTGGTGGTGCCATCTTCCACTCTCTTGAACGCAGTGACGAGGAAGACAACAAGGGCTACATCGTCGACACCGTCTACGATTTTCTAAGTAACAACAGCTGTGTTGATAGTTACGAGCTTGGTGAATTGATAAAGACAGTTGTGGAGTGGGGTGATAGTAACTTGATTAACGAAGGCAACGTAAGCAACGTGGACGACATGCCTGATTATTGGGATTTTGTGAGTGCCGTCTTCTTTGCCGCCACTGTCGTCACCACAATTG GCTATGGACATATTGCTCCGTCAACATACAGCGGTGGCGCGTTCTGCGTCTGTTACGCGTTCTTTGGTATCCCTCTAACAGCATTATTTCTGGCAAACGTTGGTGATTGCTTTTCCGACAGCTGGAACGCTTGGAACGCGTTACTAGTTAAATACGTAACGTGTTTCTCTAAACATGAACGATTGAAAAAAGTCATATCAACGGTTGTACTTATTATACTAgcgtattttttaattattctgaTTCCTGCCGTTATCTTCAGTAAAATAGAAGAATGGACTCATCTGTCCAGTCAATATTACTGTTTCATATCCCTTTCGACGATTGGTTTTGGAGACTACGTGATAGGACAAAACACAGCTAAATCTTATAGTTTTTTGAAGCTGTATAAGCTATTGACAGTGCTATACATCCTGTTTGGCTTGAGCGTTTTAACTTTAAGCTTTAAACAATTGCAAGTGATCTACCAAGTTAAAGTACCACGTGTTCGTGGTCGAGTGAAACGAAAGACAATAATGGTAAACCGGCATGATATTGAAATGACAATGAAACGGACCTCTCACGTGAATGATGACGTTGAAATAGAATTAGACCTAAGTGAAACGTCTTACACGATTGCGTGTGACGCATCCGTTCAAACTGACAATTTTTAG